The Macaca nemestrina isolate mMacNem1 chromosome 1, mMacNem.hap1, whole genome shotgun sequence genome contains the following window.
GAATGGTTCAAATAACCTACTCCACACTCAACTAAGTCTAAGTCAACTGTAATCTAAGAGGTTCTAGAGAAGGTAACTTCTGTAGAATCTCTTATAGAGAAATTGTTGTTTTACTAAAGCCAAATTGACTTCACCCCAGACATAAGTATTTATCCTGAggtaaatttctttataaatcattACTTTAGCCAAAAGAGGAGACAGCAGTtgagagtaaataaaatattatttgatattCAATTAGATTCAGTAGtcttaaataatttattgttattttgtcttattttaataataatgggAAATAATCAACATATAACTATTATGCTCAATGATATGATTCCTTTGGAcagttattattttgatttctacATGATAATGAAATTCTGTGCCCTTACAATTTAGTGGAAAATATATGATCTGTCTTTtgataaaaagaaacacaaataaaaacaaaataaatgtcttaGAATATGCAACTATAATGTCAAGACTAAATTAAAAGGCAAATCTAGATTAACCTCTGTTTGACACACTGGACGTGTAATAATGTTTTTCTTAACTGCTGTACATAGCTAAGATGATATGAACCTAGTGCTTTGACTCTAAGACAGAAGGTATGTCTACATTTTCACCGAGAAGATTTTCTGAATCACTCGTGTCAGGGCCCCCATCACCTCCTTGTTTCTCAGGCTGTAGATGATGGGGTTGAGCATTGGGGTGAGGATGGTGTAGAAGACAGCCAGAACCTTGTCCTCTGTTGGAGATCGCAGGGATCTTGGACGTAGATAGGTATAAGCAAAGGGTGCATAGTAGAAAGTCACTACAGTGAGGTGGGTGCTGCAGGTCGAATaggccttcctcctcccttctgcAGAGTGCATGCGGTAGACAGCAAGGAGAACCCGGCCATAGGAACACGCAATGCCAGTGAAGGGAAACACAAGAAAGATGGTGCTGCTCAGAAACACTGTATACTCATAGACCCAGGTGTCTGTACAGGCTAGGGTCAACATAGTTGGAACATCACAGAAAAAATGATTGATGGCTCTGGACTTGCAATATGGGATACGGAGTGCATATACCGTGTGAGCACAAGAGTTGACGGAGCCTATCATCCAAGATCCTGTTATCATCAGCACACACATTCTTTTGCTCATACGGATGGGATAGTGGAGAGGAAAACAAATGGCCACATAACGATCATAGGCCATTGATGTCAGGAGCAGCGCTTCTGCACCTGCGAAAGTCATGAAGAAGAAACTCT
Protein-coding sequences here:
- the LOC139355293 gene encoding olfactory receptor 2L5 → MENYNQTLTDFILLGLFPPTKFGLFLFILIVLIFLMALIGNLSMILLIFLDTHLHTPMYFLLSQLSLIDLNYISTIVPKMASDFLRRNKTISFIGCGTQSFFFMTFAGAEALLLTSMAYDRYVAICFPLHYPIRMSKRMCVLMITGSWMIGSVNSCAHTVYALRIPYCKSRAINHFFCDVPTMLTLACTDTWVYEYTVFLSSTIFLVFPFTGIACSYGRVLLAVYRMHSAEGRRKAYSTCSTHLTVVTFYYAPFAYTYLRPRSLRSPTEDKVLAVFYTILTPMLNPIIYSLRNKEVMGALTRVIQKIFSVKM